Proteins encoded together in one Onychomys torridus chromosome 1, mOncTor1.1, whole genome shotgun sequence window:
- the Aldh16a1 gene encoding aldehyde dehydrogenase family 16 member A1, whose translation MAATRVRPPCAREIFTTLEYGPVPESHACALAWLDTHNRLLGHYVNGMWLKPEHRDPVPCQDPITGERLASCLQAQAEDIAAAVEAARTAFRTWSQLPGAARAQHLTRLAKIIQKHQQLLWTLESLVTGRAVREVRDGDIPLAQQLLQYHAVQAVAQEKALAGWEPLGVVGLILPSSFSFLDMMWRVCPALAMGCTVVALVPAAFPTPLLLAQLAGELGSFPGILNVVCGPASLGPVLASQPGVQKVAFCGAVEEGRALRRTLAGKGAELGLALGTESLLLLMDSADVDSAVEGVVDAIWSDRSLGGLRLLIQESVWDEAMRRLQARMARLRSGRGLDRAVDMGTRGAAARDLAQSFVDEAKSQGGQVFQAGDVPSDSPFFSPTLVSGLPPAAPCAQAEVPWPVVVASPFRTAKEALALANGTPRGGSASVWSERLGQALELGYGLKMGTVWINAHGLRDPVVPTGGCKESGSSWHGGPDGLYEYLRPLGTPSWEPLLCENLNYDTFGLAVPSSLASGPETGPSPAPPYGLFVGGRFQAPGARSSRPIQDSSGKLYSYVAEGGTEDIRGAVEAAHQAAPGWGAQSPGARAGLLWALAAALERRKPALASKLESHGAAPMVAKTEVELSVRQLQIWSTQVQDQGQTLQVTGLRGPVLRLREPLGVLAVLCPDEWPLLAFVSLLAPALAHGNAVILVPSGAYPLPALEVCQDIAALFPAGLVSVVTGDRDHLTRCLALHQDVQALWYFGSAQGSQFVEWASAGNLKSVWVSRGLPRAWDEEVERAQVELSLHAARTKALWLPMGD comes from the exons ATGGCGGCAACGCGTGTACGACCACCCTGCGCCCGCGAGATTTTCACGACACTGGAGTACGGACCGGTGCCGGAGAGCCACGCATGCGCACTG gcCTGGCTGGACACCCACAACCGCCTCTTGGGCCACTATGTCAATGGGATGTGGCTGAAGCCAGAACACAGGGATCCAGTGCCTTGCCAGGACCCCATCACAG gaGAAAGGCTGGCCAGCTGCTTACAGGCACAGGCTGAGGACATCGCTGCAGCTGTGGAGGCGGCAAGGACAGCATTCAGGACCTGGAGCCAACTTCCTGGGGCTGCTCGAGCTCAACACCTAACCCG GCTGGCCAAAATTATCCAGAAGCACCAGCAACTGCTGTGGACCCTGGAGTCCCTGGTCACTGGGCGGGCTGTTCGAGAAGTTCGAGATGGAGACATCCCACTGGCCCAGcaactgctccagtaccatgcagTCCAGGCAGTTGCCCAGGAGAAGGCACTGGCCGGCTGGGAGCCTCTGG GAGTTGTTGGCCTTATCCTgccatcttctttctctttcctggacATGATGTGGAGGGTCTGCCCTGCCCTGGCTATGG GCTGCACTGTGGTGGCCCTTGTGCCCGCAGCGTTCCCAACACCTCTCCTCCTGGCTCAGCTGGCAGGGGAGCTTGGCTCTTTCCCAGGGATCCTCAATGTGGTATGTGGCCCTGCCTCACTGGGGCCTGTTCTGGCCTCCCAACCTGGAGTCCAAAAGGTGGCCTTCTGCGGAGCTGTGGAG GAAGGACGTGCTCTGCGACGGACCCTAGCCGGCAAGGGGGCTGAGCTGGGCCTGGCCCTGGGCACAGAGTCACTGTTGTTGCTGATGGACTCAGCAGATGTAGACTCAGCCGTGGAGGGTGTTGTAGATGCCATCTGGTCAGACCGCAGCCTG GGGGGGCTCAGGCTCCTCATCCAGGAGTCTGTGTGGGATGAAGCTATGAGGCGACTCCAGGCGAGGATGGCAAGGTTACGGAGTGGACGAGGGCTGGACAGGGCTGTGGACATGGGGACTCGAGGAGCTGCTGCCCGAGACCTGGCCCAGAGCTTTGTGGATGAGGCGAAAAGCCAGGGTGGACAG gtATTCCAGGCTGGTGATGTGCCCTCCGACAGCCCGTTCTTCTCTCCAACTTTGGTGTCTGGCCTGCCTCCGGCTGCCCCATGTGCCCAGGCCGAG GTACCATGGCCTGTGGTTGTGGCTTCTCCTTTCCGCACAGCCAAGGAGGCACTAGCCCTGGCCAATGGAACACCACGGGGAGGCAGTGCCAGTGTGTGGAGTGAGAGGCTAGGGCAGGCCCTAGAGCTGGGCTACGG GCTCAAGATGGGCACTGTGTGGATCAACGCCCATGGCCTCCGAGACCCTGTGGTACCCACAGGTGGCTGCAAAGAGAGTGGGTCTTCCTGGCATGGGGGCCCGGAT GGTCTGTATGAGTATCTGCGGCCCTTGGGGACACCTTCCTGGGAGCCTCTCCTTTGTGAGAATCTCAACTATGACACATTTGGCCTTGCTGTGCCCTCCAGTCTGGCGTCAGGGCCAGAAACAGGACCCAG cccagcacCTCCCTATGGGCTGTTTGTTGGGGGCCGTTTCCAGGCTCCGGGGGCCCGGAGCTCCAGGCCCATCCAGGATTCTTCAGGCAAACTGTACAGCTATGTGGCTGAGGGTGGAACCGAGGATATCCGAGGTGCTGTAGAGGCTGCTCACCAGGCTGCCCCTGG CTGGGGGGCCCAGTCTCCAGGGGCCCGAGCAGGCCTGCTGTGGGCCCTGGCAGCTGCATTGGAGCGTAGGAAGCCAGCCCTGGCCTCAAAACTAGAGAGCCACGGAGCAGCGCCTATGGTTGCCAAGACTGAAGTAGAGCTGAGTGTGAGACAACTCCAGATCTGGAGCACCCAGGTTCAAGACCAAGGCCAGACACTACAG GTGACAGGGTTGAGAGGCCCTGTACTCCGGCTTCGAGAGCCGCTCGGAGTGCTGGCTGTGTTGTGCCCAGATGAGTGGCCTCTGTTGGCCTTTGTGTCACTGCTGGCCCCTGCCCTGGCCCATGGCAATGCTGTGATCTTAGTACCTAGTGGGGCCTATCCTCTGCCAGCCCTGGAGGTCTGCCAG GATATAGCCGCCCTGTTCCCTGCTGGCCTGGTGAGCGTGGTGACAGGAGATCGGGACCACCTGACCCGCTGCCTGGCCTTACACCAGGACGTCCAGGCCTTGTGGTACTTCGGCTCTGCCCAG GGCTCCCAGTTTGTGGAGTGGGCCTCTGCAGGAAACCTCAAGTCTGTGTGGGTGAGCAGGGGCCTCCCAAGGGCCTGGGATGAGGAGGTCGAGAGGGCACAAGTGGAGCTGAGTCTGCATGCAGCACGGACCAAAGCCCTGTGGTTGCCAATGGGGGACTGA
- the Flt3lg gene encoding fms-related tyrosine kinase 3 ligand isoform X2 has translation MTFHCNWGSCRKPEGAGGGNVPTSRAAGRGGGVQGPADKGLQGARPALLSLPRPCHRHEGSPAEMTVLVPAWSPNSSLLLLLLLLSPCLWGTPDCYFNHNPISSNFNMRIQRLTDYLLKDYPVTVAINLQDEKHCKALWSLFLAQRWVEQLKTVAGTEMLELLEAVNTEIHFVRSCTFQPLPECLHFVQTNISHLLQDTCMQLLALKSCMGKACQNFSRCLEVRCQPDLSTLLPPRSPGALEGTELPEPPSSQLLLLLLPLTLVLLAAAWGLRWQRARRRTVLRPGDMTLVRR, from the exons ATGACTTTTCACTGTAACTGGGGTTCATGCAGGAAGCCCGAGGGAGCAGGAGGCGGAAACGTGCCCACATCAAGGGCGGCAGGACGGGGCGGAGGGGTACAGGGGCCAGCAGACAAGGGGCTGCAGGGTGCGAGGCCTGCCCTTCTGTCCCTTCCAAGACCCTGCCACAGGCATGAGGGGTCTCCAGCCGAGATGACAGTGCTGGTGCCAGCCTGGAGCCCAAAT tcttccctgctgctgctgctgttgctgctgagtCCTTGCCTGTGGGGGACCCCCGACTGCTACTTCAACCACAATCCTATCTCCTCCAACTTCAACATGAGGATCCAAAGGCTG ACTGACTACCTGCTTAAAGATTACCCGGTCACGGTGGCCATCAACCTTCAGGAC GAGAAACACTGCAAGGCTTTGTGGAGCCTCTTCCTGGCCCAGCGCTGGGTGGAGCAGTTGAAGACTGTGGCAGGGACTGAAATGCTGGAGCTGCTGGAGGCTGTCAACACGGAGATACATTTTGTCAGGTCATGTACCTTCCAG cctctcccagaATGTCTTCACTTCGTCCAGACCAACATCTCCCACCTCCTGCAGGACACCTGCATGCAGCTGTTGGCTCTGAAATCCTGTATGGGGAAGGCCTGCCAGAATTTCTCTCGGTGCCTGGAGGTGCGGTGTCAGCCAG ACTTGTCTACCCTGCTGCCCCCAAGGAGTCCTGGTGCCCTAGAAGGCACGGAGCTTCCAGAGCCCCCGTCCAGCCagctcttgctgctgctgctgcctctcaCTCTTGTGCTCCTGGCCGCTGCCTGGGGCCTTCGCTGGCAAAGGGCTCGAAGGAGGACGGTGCTCCGGCCTGGG GATATGACACTTGTACGGCGTTGA
- the Flt3lg gene encoding fms-related tyrosine kinase 3 ligand isoform X1: protein MTFHCNWGSCRKPEGAGGGNVPTSRAAGRGGGVQGPADKGLQGARPALLSLPRPCHRHEGSPAEMTVLVPAWSPNSSLLLLLLLLSPCLWGTPDCYFNHNPISSNFNMRIQRLTDYLLKDYPVTVAINLQDEKHCKALWSLFLAQRWVEQLKTVAGTEMLELLEAVNTEIHFVRSCTFQPLPECLHFVQTNISHLLQDTCMQLLALKSCMGKACQNFSRCLEVRCQPDLSTLLPPRSPGALEGTELPEPPSSQLLLLLLPLTLVLLAAAWGLRWQRARRRTVLRPGVPLTSHP from the exons ATGACTTTTCACTGTAACTGGGGTTCATGCAGGAAGCCCGAGGGAGCAGGAGGCGGAAACGTGCCCACATCAAGGGCGGCAGGACGGGGCGGAGGGGTACAGGGGCCAGCAGACAAGGGGCTGCAGGGTGCGAGGCCTGCCCTTCTGTCCCTTCCAAGACCCTGCCACAGGCATGAGGGGTCTCCAGCCGAGATGACAGTGCTGGTGCCAGCCTGGAGCCCAAAT tcttccctgctgctgctgctgttgctgctgagtCCTTGCCTGTGGGGGACCCCCGACTGCTACTTCAACCACAATCCTATCTCCTCCAACTTCAACATGAGGATCCAAAGGCTG ACTGACTACCTGCTTAAAGATTACCCGGTCACGGTGGCCATCAACCTTCAGGAC GAGAAACACTGCAAGGCTTTGTGGAGCCTCTTCCTGGCCCAGCGCTGGGTGGAGCAGTTGAAGACTGTGGCAGGGACTGAAATGCTGGAGCTGCTGGAGGCTGTCAACACGGAGATACATTTTGTCAGGTCATGTACCTTCCAG cctctcccagaATGTCTTCACTTCGTCCAGACCAACATCTCCCACCTCCTGCAGGACACCTGCATGCAGCTGTTGGCTCTGAAATCCTGTATGGGGAAGGCCTGCCAGAATTTCTCTCGGTGCCTGGAGGTGCGGTGTCAGCCAG ACTTGTCTACCCTGCTGCCCCCAAGGAGTCCTGGTGCCCTAGAAGGCACGGAGCTTCCAGAGCCCCCGTCCAGCCagctcttgctgctgctgctgcctctcaCTCTTGTGCTCCTGGCCGCTGCCTGGGGCCTTCGCTGGCAAAGGGCTCGAAGGAGGACGGTGCTCCGGCCTGGG GTGCCCCTCACCTCCCATCCCTAG
- the Flt3lg gene encoding fms-related tyrosine kinase 3 ligand isoform X6 produces MTFHCNWGSCRKPEGAGGGNVPTSRAAGRGGGVQGPADKGLQGARPALLSLPRPCHRHEGSPAEMTVLVPAWSPNSSLLLLLLLLSPCLWGTPDCYFNHNPISSNFNMRIQRLTDYLLKDYPVTVAINLQDEKHCKALWSLFLAQRWVEQLKTVAGTEMLELLEAVNTEIHFVRSCTFQPLPECLHFVQTNISHLLQDTCMQLLALKSCMGKACQNFSRCLEVRCQPDLSTLLPPRSPGALEGTELPEPPSSQLLLLLLPLTLVLLAAAWGLRWQRARRRTVLRPGSWEPKQGTS; encoded by the exons ATGACTTTTCACTGTAACTGGGGTTCATGCAGGAAGCCCGAGGGAGCAGGAGGCGGAAACGTGCCCACATCAAGGGCGGCAGGACGGGGCGGAGGGGTACAGGGGCCAGCAGACAAGGGGCTGCAGGGTGCGAGGCCTGCCCTTCTGTCCCTTCCAAGACCCTGCCACAGGCATGAGGGGTCTCCAGCCGAGATGACAGTGCTGGTGCCAGCCTGGAGCCCAAAT tcttccctgctgctgctgctgttgctgctgagtCCTTGCCTGTGGGGGACCCCCGACTGCTACTTCAACCACAATCCTATCTCCTCCAACTTCAACATGAGGATCCAAAGGCTG ACTGACTACCTGCTTAAAGATTACCCGGTCACGGTGGCCATCAACCTTCAGGAC GAGAAACACTGCAAGGCTTTGTGGAGCCTCTTCCTGGCCCAGCGCTGGGTGGAGCAGTTGAAGACTGTGGCAGGGACTGAAATGCTGGAGCTGCTGGAGGCTGTCAACACGGAGATACATTTTGTCAGGTCATGTACCTTCCAG cctctcccagaATGTCTTCACTTCGTCCAGACCAACATCTCCCACCTCCTGCAGGACACCTGCATGCAGCTGTTGGCTCTGAAATCCTGTATGGGGAAGGCCTGCCAGAATTTCTCTCGGTGCCTGGAGGTGCGGTGTCAGCCAG ACTTGTCTACCCTGCTGCCCCCAAGGAGTCCTGGTGCCCTAGAAGGCACGGAGCTTCCAGAGCCCCCGTCCAGCCagctcttgctgctgctgctgcctctcaCTCTTGTGCTCCTGGCCGCTGCCTGGGGCCTTCGCTGGCAAAGGGCTCGAAGGAGGACGGTGCTCCGGCCTGGG AGTTGGGAACCAAAACAAGGAACAAGCTAG
- the Flt3lg gene encoding fms-related tyrosine kinase 3 ligand isoform X5, whose protein sequence is MTFHCNWGSCRKPEGAGGGNVPTSRAAGRGGGVQGPADKGLQGARPALLSLPRPCHRHEGSPAEMTVLVPAWSPNSSLLLLLLLLSPCLWGTPDCYFNHNPISSNFNMRIQRLTDYLLKDYPVTVAINLQDEKHCKALWSLFLAQRWVEQLKTVAGTEMLELLEAVNTEIHFVRSCTFQPLPECLHFVQTNISHLLQDTCMQLLALKSCMGKACQNFSRCLEVRCQPDLSTLLPPRSPGALEGTELPEPPSSQLLLLLLPLTLVLLAAAWGLRWQRARRRTVLRPGVSPEHRAVGGSGW, encoded by the exons ATGACTTTTCACTGTAACTGGGGTTCATGCAGGAAGCCCGAGGGAGCAGGAGGCGGAAACGTGCCCACATCAAGGGCGGCAGGACGGGGCGGAGGGGTACAGGGGCCAGCAGACAAGGGGCTGCAGGGTGCGAGGCCTGCCCTTCTGTCCCTTCCAAGACCCTGCCACAGGCATGAGGGGTCTCCAGCCGAGATGACAGTGCTGGTGCCAGCCTGGAGCCCAAAT tcttccctgctgctgctgctgttgctgctgagtCCTTGCCTGTGGGGGACCCCCGACTGCTACTTCAACCACAATCCTATCTCCTCCAACTTCAACATGAGGATCCAAAGGCTG ACTGACTACCTGCTTAAAGATTACCCGGTCACGGTGGCCATCAACCTTCAGGAC GAGAAACACTGCAAGGCTTTGTGGAGCCTCTTCCTGGCCCAGCGCTGGGTGGAGCAGTTGAAGACTGTGGCAGGGACTGAAATGCTGGAGCTGCTGGAGGCTGTCAACACGGAGATACATTTTGTCAGGTCATGTACCTTCCAG cctctcccagaATGTCTTCACTTCGTCCAGACCAACATCTCCCACCTCCTGCAGGACACCTGCATGCAGCTGTTGGCTCTGAAATCCTGTATGGGGAAGGCCTGCCAGAATTTCTCTCGGTGCCTGGAGGTGCGGTGTCAGCCAG ACTTGTCTACCCTGCTGCCCCCAAGGAGTCCTGGTGCCCTAGAAGGCACGGAGCTTCCAGAGCCCCCGTCCAGCCagctcttgctgctgctgctgcctctcaCTCTTGTGCTCCTGGCCGCTGCCTGGGGCCTTCGCTGGCAAAGGGCTCGAAGGAGGACGGTGCTCCGGCCTGGGGTGAGCCCCGAGCACAGGGCAGTTGGAGGGAGTGGGTGGTAA
- the Flt3lg gene encoding fms-related tyrosine kinase 3 ligand isoform X3: protein MTFHCNWGSCRKPEGAGGGNVPTSRAAGRGGGVQGPADKGLQGARPALLSLPRPCHRHEGSPAEMTVLVPAWSPNSSLLLLLLLLSPCLWGTPDCYFNHNPISSNFNMRIQRLTDYLLKDYPVTVAINLQDEKHCKALWSLFLAQRWVEQLKTVAGTEMLELLEAVNTEIHFVRSCTFQDTCMQLLALKSCMGKACQNFSRCLEVRCQPDLSTLLPPRSPGALEGTELPEPPSSQLLLLLLPLTLVLLAAAWGLRWQRARRRTVLRPGVSPEHRAVGGSGW, encoded by the exons ATGACTTTTCACTGTAACTGGGGTTCATGCAGGAAGCCCGAGGGAGCAGGAGGCGGAAACGTGCCCACATCAAGGGCGGCAGGACGGGGCGGAGGGGTACAGGGGCCAGCAGACAAGGGGCTGCAGGGTGCGAGGCCTGCCCTTCTGTCCCTTCCAAGACCCTGCCACAGGCATGAGGGGTCTCCAGCCGAGATGACAGTGCTGGTGCCAGCCTGGAGCCCAAAT tcttccctgctgctgctgctgttgctgctgagtCCTTGCCTGTGGGGGACCCCCGACTGCTACTTCAACCACAATCCTATCTCCTCCAACTTCAACATGAGGATCCAAAGGCTG ACTGACTACCTGCTTAAAGATTACCCGGTCACGGTGGCCATCAACCTTCAGGAC GAGAAACACTGCAAGGCTTTGTGGAGCCTCTTCCTGGCCCAGCGCTGGGTGGAGCAGTTGAAGACTGTGGCAGGGACTGAAATGCTGGAGCTGCTGGAGGCTGTCAACACGGAGATACATTTTGTCAGGTCATGTACCTTCCAG GACACCTGCATGCAGCTGTTGGCTCTGAAATCCTGTATGGGGAAGGCCTGCCAGAATTTCTCTCGGTGCCTGGAGGTGCGGTGTCAGCCAG ACTTGTCTACCCTGCTGCCCCCAAGGAGTCCTGGTGCCCTAGAAGGCACGGAGCTTCCAGAGCCCCCGTCCAGCCagctcttgctgctgctgctgcctctcaCTCTTGTGCTCCTGGCCGCTGCCTGGGGCCTTCGCTGGCAAAGGGCTCGAAGGAGGACGGTGCTCCGGCCTGGGGTGAGCCCCGAGCACAGGGCAGTTGGAGGGAGTGGGTGGTAA
- the Flt3lg gene encoding fms-related tyrosine kinase 3 ligand isoform X4, producing MTVLVPAWSPNSSLLLLLLLLSPCLWGTPDCYFNHNPISSNFNMRIQRLTDYLLKDYPVTVAINLQDEKHCKALWSLFLAQRWVEQLKTVAGTEMLELLEAVNTEIHFVRSCTFQPLPECLHFVQTNISHLLQDTCMQLLALKSCMGKACQNFSRCLEVRCQPDLSTLLPPRSPGALEGTELPEPPSSQLLLLLLPLTLVLLAAAWGLRWQRARRRTVLRPGVSPEHRAVGGSGW from the exons ATGACAGTGCTGGTGCCAGCCTGGAGCCCAAAT tcttccctgctgctgctgctgttgctgctgagtCCTTGCCTGTGGGGGACCCCCGACTGCTACTTCAACCACAATCCTATCTCCTCCAACTTCAACATGAGGATCCAAAGGCTG ACTGACTACCTGCTTAAAGATTACCCGGTCACGGTGGCCATCAACCTTCAGGAC GAGAAACACTGCAAGGCTTTGTGGAGCCTCTTCCTGGCCCAGCGCTGGGTGGAGCAGTTGAAGACTGTGGCAGGGACTGAAATGCTGGAGCTGCTGGAGGCTGTCAACACGGAGATACATTTTGTCAGGTCATGTACCTTCCAG cctctcccagaATGTCTTCACTTCGTCCAGACCAACATCTCCCACCTCCTGCAGGACACCTGCATGCAGCTGTTGGCTCTGAAATCCTGTATGGGGAAGGCCTGCCAGAATTTCTCTCGGTGCCTGGAGGTGCGGTGTCAGCCAG ACTTGTCTACCCTGCTGCCCCCAAGGAGTCCTGGTGCCCTAGAAGGCACGGAGCTTCCAGAGCCCCCGTCCAGCCagctcttgctgctgctgctgcctctcaCTCTTGTGCTCCTGGCCGCTGCCTGGGGCCTTCGCTGGCAAAGGGCTCGAAGGAGGACGGTGCTCCGGCCTGGGGTGAGCCCCGAGCACAGGGCAGTTGGAGGGAGTGGGTGGTAA
- the Rpl13a gene encoding 60S ribosomal protein L13a yields MAEGQVLVLDGRGHLLGRLAAIVAKQVLLGRKVVVVRCEGINISGNFYRNKLKYLAFLRKRMNTNPSRGPYHFRAPSRIFWRTVRGMLPHKTKRGQAALERLKVLDGIPPPYDKKKRMVVPAALKVVRLKPTRKFAYLGRLAHEVGWKYQAVTATLEEKRKEKAKIHYRKKKQLLRLRKQAEKNVEKKISKFTEVLKTNGLLV; encoded by the exons ATGGCGGAGGGGCAG GTTCTAGTGCTGGACGGCCGAGGCCATCTTCTGGGCCGCCTGGCGGCCATTGTGGCCAAGCAGGTACTGCTGG GACGGAAGGTGGTGGTTGTGCGCTGTGAGGGCATCAACATTTCTGGGAATTTCTACAGAAACAAGT TAAAGTACCTGGCATTTCTCCGAAAGCGGATGAACACCAACCCCTCTCGAGGCCCCTACCACTTCCGAGCCCCGAGCCGCATTTTTTGGCGCACTGTGCGAG GCATGCTGCCCCACAAGACCAAGCGaggccaggctgccctggaacgcCTCAAGGTGTTGGATGGGATCCCTCCACCCTATGACAAG AAAAAACGGATGGTGGTCCCTGCCGCCCTCAAGGTTGTGCGGCTGAAGCCTACCAGAAAG TTTGCTTACCTGGGACGTCTGGCTCATGAGGTCGGGTGGAAGTACCAGGCAGTAACAGCCACTCTGGAGGAGAAACGGAAGGAAAAGGCCAAGATCCACTATCGGAAAAAGAAGCAGCTCTTG AGGCTACGGAAACAGGCAGAAAAGAACGTGGAGAAGAAAATCAGCAAGTTCACAGAGGTCCTCAAGACCAATGGACTCCTGGTGTGA
- the Rps11 gene encoding 40S ribosomal protein S11 produces the protein MADIQTERAYQKQPTIFQNKKRVLLGETGKEKLPRYYKNIGLGFKTPKEAIEGTYIDKKCPFTGNVSIRGRILSGVVTKMKMQRTIVIRRDYLHYIRKYNRFEKRHKNMSVHLSPCFRDVQIGDIVTVGECRPLSKTVRFNVLKVTKAAGTKKQFQKF, from the exons ATGGCGGACATTCAG ACGGAACGAGCTTACCAAAAGCAGCCCACAATCTTTCAAAACAAGAAGCGTGTTCTGCTTGGAGAAACCGGCAAGGAAAAACTCCCGCGGTACTACAAAAACATCGGTCTAGGCTTCAAGACGCCCAAGGAG GCCATCGAGGGCACCTACATAGACAAGAAATGCCCCTTCACTGGTAATGTCTCCATCCGAGGTCGGATCCTGTCTG GTGTCGTGACCAAGATGAAGATGCAGAGGACCATTGTCATCCGCAGGGACTATCTCCATTACATCCGGAAGTACAATCGCTTTGAGAAGCGCCACAAGAACATGTCCGTGCACCTGTCCCCCTGCTTCAG GGATGTGCAGATCGGCGACATCGTCACTGTGGGAGAGTGCAGGCCCCTGAGCAAAACAGTACGCTTCAATGTGCTCAAGGTCACCAAGGCTGCTGGCACCAAGAAGCAGTTCCAGAAGTTCTAA